AGGCCAGAGCGGCCGGAGCCGATCTCGTCCTGCTGATCGTCGCCGGGCTCGAACCCGCCGTGCTGCAGGATCTCTTCGGCTTCATCACCGAGCTCGGCATGACGCCGCTCGTCGAGACGCACTCCGCCGACGAGCTCGAGGCGGCGATCGATCTCGGCGCACCGCTCATCGGCGTGAACGCGCGCGACCTGAAGACCCTCGAGCTCGACCGTGATCTGTTCGGCCGTCTGGTCGACCGGATCCCGGACACCGCGGTCAAGATCGCCGAATCCGCCGTCCTGACACCTGCCGACGTGGTGCACTACCGCTCCGCCGGCGCGGATGTCGTCCTGATCGGCGAGGCGCTCGTCACGGGCGATCCCGTCGCGACCCTCAAGAGCTTCCTGGAGGCGAAGTGAGCCTGCGAGATCAGCACGGACCATACTTCGGCGAGTTCGGCGGGCGGTACATGCCCGAGTCGCTGATCGCGGCGATCGATGAGCTCACCGTGGCCTACGAGGCTGCCGTGGCCGATCCGGAGTTCCGCGCCGAGCTCGCTCAGCTCCTGAGCTCGTACGCCGGACGCCCCTCGGCCATCACCGAGGTGCCGCGGTTCGCCGCGCACGCCGGCGGTGCACGGGTCTTCCTGAAGCGCGAGGACCTCAACCACACGGGGTCCCACAAGATCAACAACGTGCTCGGTCAGGCCCTGCTCACCAAGCGCCTCGGCAAGACCCGCGTGATCGCCGAGACCGGCGCGGGTCAGCACGGCGTCGCCACGGCCACCGCTGCCGCGCTGTTCGGCCTGGAGTGCACGATCTACATGGGTGAGGTCGACACCGAGCGCCAGGCGCTCAACGTCGCCCGCATGCGTCTGCTCGGCGCCGAGGTCGTCGCTGTGACCTCGGGTTCGCGCACGCTCAAGGACGCGATCAACGACGCGTACCGCGACTGGGTGGCATCCGTCGAGACGACGAACTACATCTTCGGCACCGCAGCGGGCCCCCATCCGTTCCCGGCGATGGTGCGCGATTTCCAGAAGATCATCGGCGAAGAGGCCAGGGCGCAGCTCCTCGACGAGGTCGGCCGCCTTCCCGATGCCGTCTTCGCGTGCGTCGGCGGCGGGTCGAACGCGATCGGTATGTTCGATGCCTTCCTCGACGACGAGAGCGTGAAGCTCTACGGCGTCGAAGCGGCCGGCGACGGCGTCGACACCGACCGGCACGCCGCCTCGATCGAACGCGGACGCCCCGGCGTCCTCCACGGAGCGCGGACCTACGTGCTGCAGAACGGCGACGGTCAGACGATCGAGTCGCACTCGATCTCCGCGGGACTCGACTATCCCGGCGTCGGCCCCGAGCACTCCTGGCTGGCTGACATCGGCCGCGCGGAGTACATCCCGGCCACCGATGACGAGGCGATGCAGGCGCTGCGTCTGCTGAGCCGCACCGAGGGCATCATCCCCGCGATCGAGTCGGCGCACGCCCTCGCCGGCGCACTGCGCGTCGGACGAGATCTCGGTCCGGATGCGATCATCGCCATCTGCCTCTCCGGGCGCGGGGACAAGGACATGGACACGGCCGCGCGCTACTTCGAGCTGTACGACGAGGAAGCCCTCGCGCACGACGTCGAGGACGAGAGCGTCACCGACAAGGCCGCGTCGAAGGGGGAGCCGGAACTGTGAGCCGTGTGGAACAGGCCATCGCCGCCGCTC
This genomic interval from Microbacterium sp. LWH11-1.2 contains the following:
- the trpC gene encoding indole-3-glycerol phosphate synthase TrpC, with translation MVLADLTAGAVADAERRALSRPLDVVEREALSRPAAKDALSFLAPAEQVKIIAEVKRASPSRGALADIPDPALQASLYETGGASAISVLTEERRFGGSLADLEAVTARVSLPVLRKDFIANRYQVLEARAAGADLVLLIVAGLEPAVLQDLFGFITELGMTPLVETHSADELEAAIDLGAPLIGVNARDLKTLELDRDLFGRLVDRIPDTAVKIAESAVLTPADVVHYRSAGADVVLIGEALVTGDPVATLKSFLEAK
- the trpB gene encoding tryptophan synthase subunit beta, with translation MSLRDQHGPYFGEFGGRYMPESLIAAIDELTVAYEAAVADPEFRAELAQLLSSYAGRPSAITEVPRFAAHAGGARVFLKREDLNHTGSHKINNVLGQALLTKRLGKTRVIAETGAGQHGVATATAAALFGLECTIYMGEVDTERQALNVARMRLLGAEVVAVTSGSRTLKDAINDAYRDWVASVETTNYIFGTAAGPHPFPAMVRDFQKIIGEEARAQLLDEVGRLPDAVFACVGGGSNAIGMFDAFLDDESVKLYGVEAAGDGVDTDRHAASIERGRPGVLHGARTYVLQNGDGQTIESHSISAGLDYPGVGPEHSWLADIGRAEYIPATDDEAMQALRLLSRTEGIIPAIESAHALAGALRVGRDLGPDAIIAICLSGRGDKDMDTAARYFELYDEEALAHDVEDESVTDKAASKGEPEL